The Nitrospira sp. genome contains a region encoding:
- a CDS encoding DUF1080 domain-containing protein produces the protein MATAIAVPAIGSPPDDPTRLWTFDNDPPQALPTEFQVGTLFDGRPAGEWKVLETDRAPSPSRVLGQLMGKGAEHAYKTVLITGINASDLELQVSFLPIEGKADMGGGLIWRATDDRNYYLTRANPLEQNVRIYRVVKGIRHMLKNFDQIIDIRQWHTLRVVTKGCQIQVFFDEKPVFDLCDQTFTSGHIGLWTKSDAITYFDDLKLQIAR, from the coding sequence GTGGCGACGGCCATTGCCGTGCCGGCGATTGGGTCACCGCCTGATGACCCAACGCGTCTGTGGACGTTTGACAACGATCCACCACAAGCACTTCCCACTGAGTTTCAGGTGGGTACCTTGTTTGATGGAAGACCCGCCGGTGAGTGGAAGGTCCTTGAAACTGATCGCGCACCAAGTCCCTCTCGCGTTCTGGGTCAACTTATGGGAAAGGGTGCAGAGCACGCGTATAAGACGGTACTTATCACGGGGATCAATGCATCCGACCTCGAGCTTCAGGTCTCATTTTTGCCGATTGAGGGCAAAGCCGATATGGGAGGCGGCCTGATTTGGCGGGCCACCGATGATCGCAACTACTACCTGACGAGAGCGAATCCACTGGAACAGAATGTTCGCATCTACCGGGTCGTCAAGGGCATCCGGCATATGCTTAAGAACTTCGATCAGATCATTGATATCCGACAGTGGCATACACTTCGTGTCGTCACGAAAGGATGCCAGATCCAAGTATTCTTCGATGAGAAGCCGGTCTTTGATCTGTGTGACCAGACCTTCACCTCCGGCCATATCGGACTCTGGACGAAATCGGATGCCATCACCTATTTCGACGATCTTAAACTCCAGATTGCGCGCTGA
- a CDS encoding YnfA family protein, whose product MSVFSSLGLFVLAGLCEIGGGYLIWLAMREGKHWSYGAAGAAILILYGVISTLQPAHFGRVYAAYGGMFILLSLLWGWALNGARPDRFDIIGGVICFVGMAVIMYAPRTTV is encoded by the coding sequence ATGTCCGTCTTTAGTTCGTTAGGACTGTTTGTGCTCGCCGGCTTATGTGAAATCGGCGGCGGATACTTGATCTGGCTCGCGATGAGAGAGGGCAAGCATTGGAGCTACGGCGCGGCGGGCGCTGCCATTCTGATTCTGTATGGCGTGATTTCAACCTTACAACCGGCACACTTCGGACGAGTCTACGCGGCATACGGTGGAATGTTTATCCTGCTGTCCTTACTGTGGGGTTGGGCTCTCAACGGCGCTCGCCCGGACCGATTCGACATCATTGGAGGTGTTATTTGTTTTGTGGGCATGGCCGTCATCATGTATGCGCCCCGCACGACTGTCTAG
- a CDS encoding MFS transporter, which yields MQSQMNRSQSHIPSGIWALGFVSMLMDISSEMIHSLLPLFMVTTLGASTIAVGLVEGLAESLALVVKVFSGTLSDYLGKRKALAVFGYALSAITKPLFALAPGVGMVLSARLLDRVGKGVRGAPRDALVADIAPLHLRGAAFGLRQSLDTVGAFVGPLVAVGLMLLWANDFRAVFWVAVIPGVMAVALLVFGVREPECRQTETRTNPIRRDNLRRLDSAYWWVVGIGSVFTLARFSEAFLVLRAQQGGMPIALVPLIMVAMNLIYALSAYPFGKLSDTMSHTKLLVLGLIVLMAADVVLAVNNHWGVVLVGVVLWGVHMGMTQGLLAAMVAGASPADLRGTAYGFFNLACGLALLAASALAGIVWEQFGAPFTFYVGATFGACAIALVAFKEGQSSRA from the coding sequence ATGCAGTCACAGATGAACCGTTCACAAAGTCACATTCCATCCGGTATCTGGGCACTGGGCTTCGTCAGCATGCTGATGGACATCTCATCGGAAATGATTCACAGCCTGTTGCCGTTGTTCATGGTCACAACGCTTGGCGCAAGCACCATTGCCGTCGGTCTTGTCGAAGGTTTAGCCGAATCCCTTGCTCTGGTCGTCAAAGTATTTTCCGGCACGCTGAGCGACTATCTTGGAAAACGTAAGGCGCTGGCCGTGTTTGGCTATGCGTTGTCCGCAATCACCAAACCCCTCTTTGCGCTCGCTCCGGGGGTGGGCATGGTGTTAAGCGCACGATTGCTGGATCGAGTCGGAAAGGGAGTACGGGGGGCACCGCGGGATGCATTGGTGGCGGACATCGCACCGCTACATCTCCGAGGCGCAGCGTTCGGTTTGCGGCAGTCGCTGGATACTGTCGGCGCGTTCGTTGGCCCATTGGTGGCCGTCGGATTGATGCTTCTTTGGGCCAATGACTTTCGGGCAGTTTTCTGGGTAGCTGTTATCCCGGGCGTGATGGCCGTGGCCCTCCTGGTTTTCGGGGTTCGGGAGCCTGAATGCCGTCAAACCGAGACAAGGACAAACCCGATTCGGAGGGATAATCTCCGGCGGCTCGACTCCGCCTATTGGTGGGTGGTGGGAATAGGATCGGTCTTCACGTTGGCACGGTTCAGTGAGGCCTTTCTTGTCCTCCGCGCCCAGCAAGGGGGAATGCCCATCGCTCTCGTCCCTTTAATCATGGTTGCCATGAATCTAATCTATGCATTATCGGCGTATCCGTTTGGCAAGCTCTCGGATACGATGAGCCACACGAAGCTGCTGGTATTAGGACTGATCGTCCTGATGGCCGCCGATGTGGTGTTAGCCGTCAACAATCACTGGGGTGTGGTGCTGGTGGGCGTCGTCTTGTGGGGTGTACATATGGGGATGACGCAAGGTTTGCTCGCCGCTATGGTTGCCGGTGCCTCACCCGCGGATTTACGCGGGACAGCATACGGCTTTTTCAATCTGGCCTGCGGGTTGGCTCTGCTGGCCGCAAGCGCGCTCGCGGGCATCGTATGGGAACAATTCGGCGCGCCATTCACATTCTATGTGGGGGCAACGTTTGGTGCTTGTGCGATCGCGCTGGTAGCCTTTAAGGAGGGCCAATCTTCACGTGCCTGA